Proteins found in one Alteromonas macleodii genomic segment:
- a CDS encoding GNAT family N-acetyltransferase, with translation MKIIIDDLTGGDVLALLEEHLSDMYATSPPECVHALDVNALKAPNITFFSGWKQQQLAGCVAIKALDAQSAELKSMRTAKPYRGCGVASQLLLFALEHAKMKGFSSVSLETGTQDYFLAARTLYKKFGFVDCGPFGSYSLDSNSHFMTRAL, from the coding sequence ATGAAGATTATAATTGATGATCTTACGGGAGGAGATGTACTAGCGCTTTTAGAAGAGCATTTGTCAGATATGTATGCAACGTCGCCGCCAGAGTGCGTGCACGCACTAGATGTTAATGCACTAAAAGCGCCTAACATTACTTTTTTTAGTGGTTGGAAGCAGCAACAGCTTGCGGGTTGTGTTGCTATTAAAGCTCTTGATGCGCAAAGCGCAGAGCTAAAATCTATGAGAACGGCAAAGCCCTATAGAGGGTGTGGCGTGGCTTCTCAGTTATTACTTTTTGCCTTAGAACATGCGAAAATGAAAGGGTTTAGTTCGGTAAGTTTAGAAACAGGAACGCAAGACTACTTTTTAGCTGCAAGAACGCTTTATAAAAAGTTCGGTTTTGTCGACTGCGGCCCTTTTGGTAGCTATTCACTAGACTCTAACAGTCACTTTATGACCCGAGCGCTTTAA
- a CDS encoding GNAT family N-acetyltransferase: MEITFFKTTNLQRAAEFTFANMQDYYAKFAPDWNAEKVLEVTAELVNYDIQLDNQTVGVMRLQFEDNNCVLRDLQVIPSAQNRGIGSAAIKEAEKLALAAKVNSLTLRVFKISPAISLYNKVGFVVSSEDDRFYNMVKPLHN, translated from the coding sequence ATGGAGATTACTTTCTTTAAAACTACAAACCTTCAGCGAGCAGCCGAGTTTACCTTTGCGAACATGCAAGATTATTACGCTAAATTCGCTCCCGACTGGAACGCTGAAAAAGTGCTAGAGGTTACGGCTGAGCTAGTTAACTACGACATTCAATTAGACAACCAAACAGTGGGTGTTATGCGCCTACAGTTTGAAGATAACAACTGTGTTTTACGCGATCTTCAAGTTATACCAAGTGCGCAAAATAGGGGCATAGGTAGTGCAGCTATTAAAGAAGCAGAAAAGCTTGCTCTAGCGGCCAAGGTTAACTCGCTAACTTTGCGGGTTTTCAAAATTAGCCCAGCGATTTCGCTTTATAATAAAGTGGGCTTTGTTGTAAGTAGTGAAGACGATCGCTTTTATAACATGGTTAAACCTTTACACAATTAA
- a CDS encoding antibiotic biosynthesis monooxygenase family protein, with amino-acid sequence MFIVMFEFVVKEGFEEQFLASWPKATQGIYLFKGSLGSRLHRDKSGAYIAYAQWPSEETYRKAADIEMSAEYELHRQNMRDSLNLKSTRTLHEMEVEIDYLHRREFEV; translated from the coding sequence ATGTTTATCGTCATGTTTGAGTTTGTCGTAAAAGAGGGATTTGAAGAGCAATTCCTAGCGTCATGGCCAAAGGCTACGCAAGGCATTTACCTATTCAAAGGAAGTCTTGGCTCCAGATTACACCGAGATAAAAGTGGAGCATACATAGCTTATGCTCAGTGGCCTAGCGAGGAAACTTACCGAAAGGCAGCTGATATTGAAATGAGCGCCGAGTACGAACTTCACCGTCAGAATATGCGTGACAGTCTCAATCTAAAGTCCACTCGTACGTTACATGAAATGGAAGTTGAAATTGACTACCTGCATCGTCGGGAATTTGAGGTGTAG
- a CDS encoding energy transducer TonB: MNYKNLLFVIYFLSNGTLAAVNYASVELTHLKPTIAETTWLREKQFMPRYPVELAKKGIVGCGVFKVIVDESGLTESIELISSVPKKVISKPATKVIQDWEWTLVKSKTPKREEKLLRLDFCMGGNTEAESISKCKQQAAMACE; encoded by the coding sequence ATGAACTATAAGAATTTACTCTTCGTCATCTATTTTTTATCTAATGGCACACTCGCAGCAGTTAATTATGCTTCTGTGGAGTTGACACATCTAAAGCCAACAATTGCTGAAACCACCTGGTTGAGAGAAAAACAATTTATGCCACGCTACCCCGTTGAATTAGCAAAAAAAGGCATTGTTGGCTGCGGAGTATTTAAAGTAATAGTGGACGAAAGTGGTTTGACCGAAAGCATTGAGCTTATAAGTTCAGTACCTAAAAAGGTTATTTCTAAGCCGGCAACCAAAGTTATTCAAGATTGGGAGTGGACATTGGTTAAGAGCAAAACCCCTAAACGCGAAGAAAAGCTATTGAGGTTAGATTTCTGCATGGGTGGTAATACAGAGGCAGAATCTATTTCAAAGTGTAAGCAACAAGCCGCAATGGCTTGCGAATAG
- a CDS encoding DUF6630 family protein — protein sequence MRELLKKLLRGPKSDQQPLVALSKLVSRNNPEVMRKVRLFESSPNRYFEALDEDLKDDCFIESPTDISTTFVLVRALYESNLLAVANGREEPLSVLDKLNLRSEGLLEKSTHYEDLKNFYAQTEFGFGSLVGGAGSVEHSPDIFTCARAANLAILAIDDSSDVLVLFVCPLDQRSNISLLAKQADIRLFFENM from the coding sequence ATGAGGGAGCTTTTAAAAAAATTGTTACGAGGCCCTAAATCGGATCAGCAGCCTTTAGTGGCTTTGTCGAAACTCGTTTCTCGGAACAACCCAGAGGTGATGAGAAAAGTTCGGCTTTTTGAGTCTTCGCCGAACAGATATTTTGAGGCACTTGATGAAGATTTAAAAGACGACTGTTTTATAGAATCGCCCACAGATATTTCAACCACCTTTGTTCTAGTCCGTGCTCTTTATGAGTCGAATCTGTTGGCAGTTGCCAATGGCCGTGAAGAACCGTTATCAGTCTTAGATAAATTGAATCTTCGATCCGAAGGCCTTCTAGAAAAAAGTACCCACTATGAGGACTTAAAAAACTTCTACGCACAAACTGAGTTTGGATTTGGCTCACTTGTAGGTGGTGCTGGTAGCGTAGAGCATAGCCCCGATATTTTTACTTGCGCTCGTGCCGCAAATTTGGCTATTTTAGCAATAGACGATAGTAGTGATGTTTTAGTGCTTTTCGTTTGCCCGCTGGATCAACGTAGTAATATTTCATTGTTGGCCAAGCAAGCAGACATAAGGTTATTTTTTGAAAACATGTAA
- a CDS encoding DUF3291 domain-containing protein, translating into MHLAQLNIAKVRFDLESPEMSDFVNNLEPINAIAEKSPGFIWRLKDETGDATSIEVENNPDIIVNMSVWESVESLKNFMFKTHHIDFLKRKKEWFIPLGEASYVLWWIPEGHIPTVQEAMAKLEHLRQNGETQEAFSFKGNYAKLESAHTSNA; encoded by the coding sequence ATGCACCTCGCTCAACTTAATATTGCAAAAGTAAGATTTGATCTAGAGTCACCGGAAATGTCGGACTTTGTTAATAATTTAGAGCCTATTAATGCTATTGCAGAAAAGAGTCCGGGTTTTATTTGGCGCTTAAAAGATGAAACAGGCGATGCCACTAGTATAGAAGTAGAAAACAACCCAGATATCATCGTAAATATGTCGGTCTGGGAAAGCGTAGAGTCGCTTAAAAACTTCATGTTTAAAACGCATCACATCGATTTTCTTAAGCGCAAAAAAGAATGGTTTATTCCGCTTGGCGAAGCATCTTATGTGTTGTGGTGGATTCCAGAAGGCCATATACCAACCGTACAAGAAGCCATGGCCAAATTGGAGCACCTTAGGCAAAATGGAGAAACTCAGGAAGCATTTAGCTTTAAAGGTAACTATGCCAAGCTCGAATCGGCGCATACTTCAAACGCCTAA
- a CDS encoding zinc-ribbon domain containing protein gives MNYVKHPRYGNKPIPSGENYSEEDILSAHWSYSSLKIFKETAIKADISKQNYGLYPRKIYVDIEETCNICKRAFIFFAKEQMFWFEQLGFYVDAHCNRCPDCRRHSRNTKSLQKRYQLLVETENRTTKQNKQLKQIAMELFQLGYIKDEKLLRIDTGSKQDA, from the coding sequence ATGAATTATGTAAAACACCCCAGATATGGAAATAAGCCTATCCCATCAGGCGAAAACTACTCTGAAGAAGATATTTTATCTGCTCACTGGAGCTACTCATCGCTTAAGATCTTCAAAGAAACCGCTATAAAAGCTGATATATCAAAGCAAAATTACGGTTTGTACCCGCGTAAAATCTACGTAGATATTGAGGAAACATGCAACATTTGTAAAAGAGCGTTCATCTTTTTCGCCAAGGAGCAAATGTTTTGGTTTGAACAGTTGGGCTTTTATGTAGATGCGCATTGCAACCGATGCCCAGATTGCCGAAGGCACTCAAGAAATACCAAAAGCTTACAAAAACGCTATCAATTACTTGTAGAGACGGAAAACAGAACCACCAAGCAAAATAAACAGCTTAAACAAATTGCAATGGAACTATTCCAATTAGGGTACATAAAAGATGAAAAGCTGCTTCGAATTGACACGGGCAGTAAACAAGACGCTTAG
- a CDS encoding HigA family addiction module antitoxin yields the protein MLKELVIEALELTITDVAQHLDVSRKTLSKVLNGKGAITPEMALRLELAFGYVCKMLLIYGKRGNIKVLYMSTPYNLAAV from the coding sequence ATACTCAAAGAACTTGTTATTGAAGCTCTAGAACTCACTATCACTGACGTAGCTCAGCATTTAGATGTTAGCCGCAAAACACTGTCAAAAGTTCTTAATGGCAAAGGAGCTATCACCCCAGAGATGGCTCTTCGTTTGGAGCTGGCCTTTGGCTACGTTTGCAAAATGCTTTTGATTTATGGCAAACGCGGCAATATCAAAGTTCTTTACATGTCTACCCCCTATAATCTGGCGGCGGTATAA
- a CDS encoding type II toxin-antitoxin system RelE family toxin, giving the protein MTENYSVTFKKSVAKDFRAIPKSDVKKILAKIDLLAENPRRDRATKLSELDLYRIRQGFYRIIYEIRETELVVQVIKIGHRSDVYKRT; this is encoded by the coding sequence CTGACGGAAAATTATAGCGTCACTTTCAAGAAATCAGTAGCCAAAGATTTTAGGGCAATTCCCAAGTCGGACGTTAAAAAGATCCTCGCCAAAATCGACTTATTGGCTGAAAACCCGCGAAGGGATAGGGCAACTAAGCTTAGTGAACTCGACTTGTATCGTATCCGGCAAGGTTTTTATAGAATTATTTATGAAATCCGAGAAACCGAGCTTGTAGTACAGGTGATAAAAATTGGGCATCGATCCGATGTTTATAAACGTACCTAA
- a CDS encoding ribbon-helix-helix domain-containing protein — MSTLSKRSTVYFEPAIHNALKLRAASSDTSISELIDEAVKLLMKEDQEDLAAVRQRAEEPEISYEDLLNSLEADGKL; from the coding sequence ATGAGTACTTTATCAAAACGATCAACCGTTTACTTCGAACCAGCAATTCATAATGCTTTGAAACTGCGGGCAGCATCATCAGACACCTCAATATCAGAACTGATTGATGAAGCAGTAAAACTCCTTATGAAAGAGGATCAAGAAGATTTGGCTGCGGTAAGACAAAGGGCCGAAGAGCCCGAAATTTCCTATGAGGACTTGCTAAACAGTTTGGAAGCTGACGGAAAATTATAG
- a CDS encoding helix-turn-helix transcriptional regulator produces MEMKINSKLIVKLRKEKGWSQQHLSLVSGVSLRTIQRVENEGNTSIETLKSLASAFETDFNSLILRSPQPNKVLKKTITSFALLFSLATSIFLTSTTTASPGMEVQAEKMIVSQDKRDTTFLGNVIMVIPSTVPFEISSIENHSSKGYQLKITTGGSSFLVSDARITRVDNGLEVRAAEVQASNATE; encoded by the coding sequence ATGGAAATGAAAATAAACTCAAAATTAATCGTTAAACTCAGAAAAGAGAAAGGGTGGAGTCAGCAGCATCTTTCCCTTGTTTCAGGTGTAAGTCTACGCACTATTCAGAGGGTAGAGAACGAAGGAAACACATCTATAGAAACGCTGAAATCTCTAGCATCAGCTTTTGAAACTGACTTTAACAGTCTAATTCTCAGATCCCCACAACCAAACAAGGTGCTAAAGAAAACAATAACCTCTTTTGCTCTACTTTTTAGTTTAGCCACGAGTATTTTTCTTACATCAACAACCACTGCTTCACCAGGTATGGAAGTTCAAGCGGAAAAAATGATTGTCTCTCAGGATAAAAGAGATACCACGTTCTTGGGCAATGTAATTATGGTTATTCCCTCTACAGTTCCATTTGAGATTTCATCGATTGAAAATCACTCGAGCAAGGGCTATCAACTCAAAATCACTACGGGTGGATCATCATTTTTAGTTTCGGACGCTCGAATTACGAGAGTAGATAACGGATTAGAGGTTAGAGCAGCAGAAGTGCAAGCAAGCAACGCGACAGAATAG
- a CDS encoding DUF3024 domain-containing protein has product MALSEFEIKKIEKAANAFLNKRRPPVHIRNELDIGWRLEKQSVYIYETRPIWNSPNEYHDLDMAKATFIRTQGKWKIFWMRQDLKWHGYEPNMYVKTIEQVFAIIDHDEYACFFG; this is encoded by the coding sequence ATGGCCTTAAGTGAATTCGAAATAAAGAAGATAGAAAAAGCTGCCAACGCGTTTTTAAATAAGCGTAGGCCACCAGTGCATATTAGAAATGAGTTAGATATTGGTTGGCGGCTGGAGAAACAATCAGTTTATATCTATGAAACACGTCCTATTTGGAACAGCCCAAATGAATATCATGACTTAGATATGGCCAAAGCAACTTTTATCCGTACTCAAGGTAAATGGAAAATTTTCTGGATGCGACAAGATCTAAAATGGCATGGCTATGAGCCGAATATGTATGTAAAAACTATTGAGCAAGTCTTTGCCATTATAGATCATGATGAATATGCTTGTTTTTTTGGGTAA
- a CDS encoding damage-inducible protein J — translation MFLSQEAPATELMRLLVAVNSIGVLTSVCTFHKEFTMDTRIQFRVDEETKRLAQIMAESQGRTLSDACRELTEELAEQQRKIITHDRWLTEEVNAAFSKLESGKSKFVSHEEANLDMEARKMKIRNKAKK, via the coding sequence GTGTTTTTGTCCCAAGAAGCGCCAGCGACCGAGTTAATGCGTTTGTTAGTTGCCGTAAATTCAATAGGCGTGCTAACATCTGTGTGTACATTTCATAAGGAGTTTACCATGGATACCCGTATTCAGTTTAGAGTAGATGAAGAAACTAAACGGCTAGCTCAGATAATGGCCGAAAGCCAAGGACGCACTCTAAGTGACGCTTGTAGAGAGCTTACGGAAGAACTCGCTGAACAGCAACGAAAAATAATTACTCATGATCGGTGGCTTACTGAAGAGGTTAATGCTGCGTTCAGTAAATTAGAGAGTGGGAAAAGTAAGTTTGTCAGTCATGAAGAAGCGAACTTGGACATGGAAGCTCGAAAAATGAAAATTAGGAATAAAGCCAAAAAATGA
- a CDS encoding type II toxin-antitoxin system RelE/ParE family toxin, with protein sequence MILWEKSSLDDREAIFEFLYEFNPLAAEKTDALIEKKVEKLSQQPLMGVEREGIPGRLLITPEVSMIVSYFIKDDIIHILRVLHQKQKFPVGN encoded by the coding sequence ATGATCTTATGGGAAAAAAGTTCGTTGGACGACCGTGAGGCTATTTTCGAGTTTTTATACGAATTTAACCCATTAGCAGCAGAAAAAACTGACGCATTAATTGAGAAGAAAGTTGAAAAGTTGAGCCAGCAACCTCTTATGGGAGTGGAGAGAGAGGGTATACCGGGAAGACTGTTAATAACTCCAGAGGTTTCAATGATCGTTTCATATTTCATAAAAGACGACATTATTCACATTCTTCGAGTTTTACACCAGAAGCAAAAATTTCCTGTAGGCAACTAA
- a CDS encoding TA system antitoxin ParD family protein produces the protein MATASVRLDQDLVEKATIMGKALNRTMPKQIEHWAKIGEMMEDNPDLPYEFVKQAIISKAEKEAGKLEPYDFG, from the coding sequence ATGGCAACCGCGAGCGTAAGACTAGACCAAGATCTAGTTGAGAAAGCTACCATTATGGGCAAAGCACTAAATCGAACTATGCCAAAACAGATTGAGCATTGGGCAAAAATAGGTGAAATGATGGAAGATAATCCTGATTTACCATACGAATTCGTGAAACAGGCAATTATTTCCAAAGCGGAAAAAGAGGCAGGAAAATTGGAGCCTTACGATTTTGGCTAA
- a CDS encoding type II toxin-antitoxin system RelE/ParE family toxin — MAKITSVLQTANFKRAVKKLHKNQKKDLDKAVKELMDDPLLGEQKKGELAFLRVYKFKMVKQLTLLGYSYEDGTMILELIALGSHENFYRDVKKLF; from the coding sequence TTGGCTAAGATTACGAGTGTTTTACAGACAGCCAATTTTAAAAGAGCAGTAAAGAAGTTACATAAGAATCAGAAAAAAGACTTGGATAAAGCTGTAAAGGAACTGATGGACGATCCTCTTTTAGGAGAACAGAAAAAAGGCGAGCTAGCTTTTCTTCGCGTGTACAAGTTCAAGATGGTTAAGCAGTTAACCTTACTAGGTTACAGCTACGAGGATGGCACTATGATACTTGAATTAATAGCTCTTGGTTCTCATGAAAACTTTTACCGCGATGTTAAAAAGTTATTCTGA
- a CDS encoding HigA family addiction module antitoxin has protein sequence MNMHNPPHPGEFIESIYMEPHGISCRTLSTHLGVAASTLNRVVKGKSAVTPEMALRLSKVLGRSPESWLSMQDNYELWQAKQNINLDNVQPIDLHAA, from the coding sequence ATGAATATGCATAACCCACCACATCCCGGTGAATTTATTGAGTCCATTTACATGGAGCCACACGGCATAAGTTGCCGGACACTTTCGACACATCTTGGTGTTGCCGCTTCTACACTCAATCGCGTCGTTAAGGGGAAAAGTGCAGTAACGCCAGAAATGGCATTAAGGCTATCAAAGGTATTAGGGCGCAGCCCTGAAAGTTGGCTTAGTATGCAAGACAACTATGAACTCTGGCAGGCAAAGCAAAACATCAACTTGGATAACGTACAGCCAATAGATCTGCATGCCGCCTAA
- a CDS encoding type II toxin-antitoxin system RelE/ParE family toxin: MLPVSFHPEVKREIKESFDWYQEQSLGLGHEFTQELKEAIDSVSSLPSAWTQMGQTHRRFVLSRFPYSIIYKIIENREISVVYRLCMRKNFACS; encoded by the coding sequence ATGCTGCCTGTTTCCTTTCACCCAGAGGTTAAAAGGGAAATAAAAGAGTCGTTTGATTGGTATCAAGAACAGTCATTGGGGTTGGGTCACGAATTTACTCAAGAACTCAAGGAAGCCATCGATTCAGTTAGCTCTTTGCCATCGGCATGGACACAAATGGGGCAAACTCATCGACGCTTTGTCTTAAGCAGGTTCCCATACTCTATTATTTATAAAATTATCGAAAACAGGGAAATTAGTGTGGTATACAGATTATGCATGCGAAAAAACTTCGCATGCAGTTAG
- a CDS encoding addiction module protein: MLENIEQLSTKEKALAAHCLLTAMDTKIDSDVESEWLKLAESCSAELESGAVKSINWDEIEKDLN, encoded by the coding sequence ATGCTTGAAAATATCGAGCAACTCAGTACTAAAGAGAAAGCACTTGCTGCCCACTGTCTTTTAACGGCTATGGATACCAAGATTGATAGCGATGTGGAGTCCGAGTGGTTAAAACTTGCAGAATCTTGCAGCGCAGAGCTGGAGTCTGGTGCGGTAAAAAGCATTAATTGGGACGAGATAGAAAAGGATCTTAATTAA
- a CDS encoding DUF1349 domain-containing protein, whose translation MMVDFTVGKWIFEPKVSEVSEKSVSITTEPSTDFWQRSYYGFRNDNAPALQIESGENFTFTTKVSFDYQAQFDQCGLIIYLDNENWFKASIEYENSEFSRLGSVVTNLGYSDWATSDIPLPNEIWYRLSRRGPDFLIESSLDGVTFKQMRIFHLHKLGETTAEMGKCNPPMPANSVVNFGVYACSPLDSSFTAFFTDMSLEPCTWLAHAV comes from the coding sequence ATGATGGTAGATTTTACAGTTGGTAAGTGGATATTTGAGCCGAAAGTCAGTGAAGTGAGTGAAAAATCAGTCTCAATCACAACCGAGCCAAGTACTGATTTTTGGCAACGTTCATACTACGGTTTCCGTAATGATAATGCGCCAGCATTACAAATTGAATCTGGTGAAAATTTCACATTTACAACTAAAGTAAGCTTCGATTATCAAGCTCAATTTGATCAATGTGGATTAATTATCTACCTAGATAATGAAAACTGGTTTAAAGCTTCTATTGAGTACGAAAATAGTGAGTTTTCACGATTGGGTAGTGTTGTAACCAACCTAGGTTACTCAGATTGGGCAACTTCAGATATTCCGCTTCCAAATGAAATTTGGTATCGGTTAAGTCGAAGAGGGCCGGACTTCTTAATTGAATCATCCTTGGACGGTGTTACTTTTAAGCAAATGCGTATTTTCCATCTACATAAGCTTGGCGAAACAACGGCTGAAATGGGTAAATGCAACCCACCAATGCCAGCAAACTCGGTAGTAAATTTTGGTGTATATGCGTGCAGCCCATTAGATTCGTCGTTCACAGCTTTTTTTACCGATATGAGCTTAGAGCCTTGCACGTGGCTTGCTCATGCGGTCTAA
- a CDS encoding alpha/beta hydrolase, translating into MNKLVSVIMACMFTANTLASEVIKLGISTSLTSNVMEEERPYMVYLPPSYDAVSEVYPVIYLLDGDVHRFKGFVGVLESLSTDTLGNQVQEAIVIAVPNTNRPRDLTPSKLKEWVFKDRVLDTFSETGNASQFQEFLETELIPQIEQIYRTSGKRVLVGESFGGLFAANTLLNYSSLFTDYLIIDPTALWDDNYLNRTYSNMNKPQDYGFNVYFAFANNSHIGEIGLTNYK; encoded by the coding sequence ATGAATAAATTAGTGTCAGTGATTATGGCTTGTATGTTCACTGCAAATACTCTTGCTTCAGAAGTAATCAAGTTAGGGATTTCAACTTCATTAACATCGAATGTCATGGAAGAAGAAAGGCCTTATATGGTCTATCTCCCACCGTCTTACGACGCTGTTTCAGAAGTGTACCCGGTCATTTACCTATTAGACGGAGATGTGCATCGGTTTAAAGGTTTCGTGGGTGTATTGGAATCATTAAGCACTGACACTTTGGGAAATCAGGTACAAGAAGCGATTGTTATTGCGGTCCCAAATACAAATAGACCAAGAGATTTAACCCCATCAAAGCTAAAAGAATGGGTGTTCAAAGATCGTGTCTTGGATACATTTTCAGAGACGGGAAACGCTTCACAATTTCAAGAGTTTCTGGAAACAGAGCTAATCCCACAAATTGAGCAAATATATAGGACTTCTGGCAAGCGAGTGTTGGTAGGCGAATCTTTTGGCGGTTTGTTCGCCGCAAACACGCTTCTTAATTATTCCTCGTTGTTTACAGATTATCTAATCATAGACCCAACGGCGCTCTGGGATGATAATTATCTAAATCGCACATATAGTAATATGAACAAGCCTCAGGACTATGGTTTCAATGTGTATTTTGCCTTTGCGAATAATTCTCACATTGGAGAAATTGGACTCACAAACTATAAGTGA
- a CDS encoding GNAT family N-acetyltransferase encodes MIIRKGKPGDEEIILALIQQKAEFDRSMKGFDGEISTDVTAIKNTITSSTPFAAVLLAESNNRVIGFALYHFRYSSFKGQPSIWLDDLLVISSNRSKGVGQELMKALQLEANLINASHIAWTASPNNKRGIDFYIRIGANIDRYEGERPFFSLELSA; translated from the coding sequence ATGATTATTCGGAAAGGAAAACCTGGCGACGAGGAGATTATTCTTGCGCTAATACAACAGAAAGCTGAATTCGATAGAAGCATGAAAGGTTTTGATGGTGAAATTAGTACTGACGTTACAGCTATAAAAAACACTATCACTTCATCTACTCCATTTGCTGCTGTGTTGTTAGCAGAGAGCAATAATAGAGTAATTGGATTTGCTCTTTATCATTTCAGGTACTCGTCATTTAAAGGTCAGCCTTCTATCTGGCTTGACGACTTATTAGTTATTTCGTCCAATCGTTCAAAAGGCGTTGGACAAGAATTAATGAAAGCACTACAGCTAGAAGCAAACCTAATTAATGCGTCACATATTGCGTGGACAGCTAGCCCAAACAATAAGCGTGGAATAGACTTCTACATTCGCATTGGGGCAAATATTGATAGATACGAAGGTGAACGTCCCTTTTTTAGCTTGGAACTTAGCGCATAA
- a CDS encoding type II toxin-antitoxin system ParD family antitoxin, whose protein sequence is MAKNTSITLGDHFDGFIASQIQTGRYGSASEVIRSALRLLETQETKLNTLRQLLVAGEESGEAEYDLEHLISELDGELKE, encoded by the coding sequence ATGGCTAAAAACACCAGCATTACCCTTGGAGACCATTTTGATGGCTTTATTGCTAGCCAAATTCAAACTGGTCGGTATGGTTCAGCAAGTGAGGTGATTCGTTCAGCTCTTCGCTTACTAGAAACACAGGAAACCAAATTAAACACTCTGCGTCAATTACTTGTAGCAGGTGAAGAAAGCGGTGAAGCTGAATACGACCTTGAGCATCTGATATCAGAACTAGACGGTGAATTAAAAGAGTGA
- a CDS encoding type II toxin-antitoxin system RelE/ParE family toxin, protein MKPFKLTVLAKSDLKDIALFTQRKWGREQRNVYLKQFDDSFWMLSENPDIGKSCDEIRDGYRKFPQGSHVIFYKQTGSQEILIIRILHKSMDVNPVRFGA, encoded by the coding sequence GTGAAACCGTTTAAATTAACCGTACTAGCAAAATCAGATCTAAAAGATATCGCATTGTTTACGCAACGGAAATGGGGCCGAGAACAGCGTAATGTATATCTTAAACAATTCGACGATTCATTTTGGATGTTGTCTGAAAATCCTGACATTGGTAAAAGCTGCGACGAAATAAGAGATGGATACAGAAAATTTCCTCAAGGTAGCCATGTGATTTTCTACAAACAAACGGGCAGTCAGGAAATTCTGATCATAAGAATCCTTCATAAAAGTATGGATGTAAATCCTGTACGCTTTGGCGCATAA
- a CDS encoding GNAT family N-acetyltransferase — protein MEIEILSDKTKLDVELIHRFLSQESYWAKGRSLETVVNTIQNSFCIAAYSKGRQVAFARVVTDYCTHAYIMDFFTSDGLRNTGIGSSLLTALLDAPELSAVNKFTLSTDSASQFCRRAGFKPVAKSILAWERGGL, from the coding sequence ATGGAAATTGAAATCTTATCTGATAAAACGAAGCTCGATGTTGAGTTAATTCATCGTTTCTTGTCTCAAGAGTCGTATTGGGCGAAAGGCCGTTCCTTAGAAACAGTGGTTAACACTATCCAAAACTCGTTTTGTATTGCAGCCTATTCAAAGGGACGTCAGGTTGCATTTGCAAGGGTAGTAACAGACTATTGTACTCATGCATACATCATGGACTTCTTTACCTCAGATGGTCTGCGGAATACGGGAATTGGTAGTTCATTGTTAACGGCATTACTTGATGCGCCAGAGTTGTCTGCAGTAAACAAGTTCACTTTAAGTACAGACTCAGCTTCGCAGTTTTGTCGTCGGGCGGGTTTTAAACCAGTAGCGAAATCAATTTTAGCTTGGGAGCGGGGCGGCTTATAA